The DNA segment CGGCGCGGGCAAATAATCGCGCAGCTCTTTGCGGCAGGTCACCATGCCGACGGCTGGGCCGCCGCAGCCGTGCGGCGACGAGAAGGTCTTGTGCAGGTTGAAGAACGACATGTCGAAGTCGGCCTCGACGGTGCGCGTGATGCCGAGCAGGCCGTTGGCGTTGGCCTGGTCGTAGCAGCAGATCGCGCCCGCTTCGTGGGCCAGCCGCGTGAACTCGCGGATGCGGCGGTTGAAGATGCCCGTATCCTCAGGGTTGGTCATGAAGATGGCGGCGACTTTGTTGTTTTTCAGCGTCGCCTTGAAGGCTTCGATGTCGGGCAGGCCCTCGGCGTCGGGCGGCAGCACGACGGCCTTGTACCCCTTGACGATCGGGCAGGCCGCGTCGGCAGGGTGCGAGAAGAACGTGGTGACGACGGTGTCGCGGTCGCTTTCGCCCCTCGCTTCCCAATAGGCGCGCACCACCGACGCCATGGCGAGGATGCCGTGGGCGCCGCCGCCGGGCTGGATGCTGAAGCAGTCGAGGCCGGAAATTTCCCTGAACAGCTCGCCCAGACGCCAGATGATTTCGAGAATGCCCTGCGCCGTGCCGTCGGGCTGCAGAGGGTGCATGTCGGCCACCTTGGGACAGCCGGCGAGGCGGTCGTCCACCTTGGGACTGTACTTCATCGTGCAGGTGCCCTGGCCGATGTCGATGTTGCTGTCCACGCCGAGGTTTTCCTGGGCCAGATGGTTGTAATGGCGGGCCAGCTGCGGCTGGCCGATCTCCGGCAGGTCGGGCGCGTTTTCGCGCCTCATATTTTCGGGCAGGCTGGAAACGCCGTCGCCCACTTCGGCCGCGACGGCCGGCGAAACTTCTGGGACCAGCACGCCGCGCTCGCCCTTGACGCTCAGTTCGTAAATGATCGGCTCGTTCCAGCTCGCCTGATGGAAACGGTCAAGTCGGGTGTCTCTTTTATCCGCGATTTTATCCATAACGATCCTTCCTTTCCGTCCTTCAGGCGAGAATTTCGGAGAGCGCCTCGACCAGCGCGTCCACGTCGTCTTCGCCGGTGCGCTCGGTGACGCACAGCAGCGCGCACTGTCCCAGCTCGGGGAAGTCGCGGCTCAAATCGAAGCCGCCGAGAATATTCTTTTTCAAAAGCGCCGCGTTGACCTCGGCGACCGTTTTGTTCTCGAAGCGCACGACGAACTCCTGGAACGTCGCGCCGCTCAGCGGGCAGACCGTCAGCCCTTTTACGGAAGCCAAACGTTTGCGCAGCAGCAGGCTGCGCTGCAAAATGGTCTTGCCCAGTTCCTGCATGCCCTTCGGCCCAAGGCTGGCGAGGTACACCGCCGCGCCGATGCTCCACAGCGCCGCGTGCGTGCCGACGAATTCCTTGGCGCGGTCGCGGACGGCGAACGAGGTGCGCTCCCACATCACGTCGCCGAAGCCCCATTCGCCGTGAGTCGTCGGAGCCAGGCCGAACAGGCGCGAAGGATACTCGCGCACGATCTCAGGCCGGTCCTTGGCGGCCATGTAGCCGCCCACGCCGCCGCCGTAGTTCATGTGGATGCCCAGCGCCTGGATGTCGCCGCAGGCAAGGTCGGCGCCGTACTGGAAGGGCGGCTTCATCACGCCCAGCGTCGAAGGTTCGGCGTAAACGACGGACAACGCCCCGGCCGCGTGCGCCAGATCGGCGATCCGAGACGCCTCTTCCTCGACGACGCCGAAGAAGTTGGGATTCATCACCATTACCGCCGCGGTTTTATCACTCAGTTTCGCCTCGAGATCGTTCAGATCGAGACGGCCGGTCGTGCGGTCGTAGGCGACGGAGGTCGCCTTCACGTCGGGATGCAGATACGTCTTCACGGCGCGCGCCACGTCGGGATTCAGCGTCGAGGGGATCAGCACCTCGTCGCGCTTCGTCACGCGCGTCGCCATGCGCAGCGCCGTGCCCGCGGCCTGCGAACCGTCGTAATTGGGCACGTTGACCACGTCGCAGTCCAACAGCTCGGCCATCATGCTCTCGTACTCGAAACAGGCCTGGAAGCGTCCGTGATCCTCGTACGGCTCGCCGGCGTAGGCCGAAAGGAACTCGGAGCGGTTGATCACCTCGTCCACCAGCGCGGGAACGTAGCGGTTGTAGCAGCCCGCGCCGAGGAAGCTGGTCATCTCGTTGGCCGTCTTGTCCTTGGCGAGGATGCCCGACACGTGGCGGACAAGATCGCATTCCGCCGCGTAGGGCTGCGGAAGCTTGAGCGGTTCCTTCATGAGCAGCTCCCGGGGAATGTTCTGCCCGATCAGCTCGTCGATGGATTCCGCCCCGATGAACTTGAGCATCTCGGCCTGAACGGCCGGATCGGAGTTGGGAATGTAGGGATAATTCCGTTTCGACATCGTAAGACCTCCTCGAAAAATCACGCGCCGCGCGCTAGGCGATGCCGCCGCCGTCGACGACCAGCGCCGAACCCGTGACCCACGGCGACATGCCGCTGCACAGGAAGAACACGCACATCGCCACGTCCTCCGGCGTGCCGAGCCGGGCGATCGGGCGCGCCGCGCACGAAGCCTTGAACGCCGAGTCGTACGTGCCGCCCAGCTGCTCGCATTCGCTCTTGAGCATCGGCGTGTCGCTGTCGCCGGGGCAAACGCAGTTGACGTTGATATTATGAGGGCCACAGTCGATCGCCAGAGCGCGGGTCATGTTCCATACGCCGCCCTTGGATGCGCAGTACGCCACGGCCTGATCGCCGCCCTTCAAAGCCCAACCGGAACCGATGTTGACGATCTTGCCGTGCCCCTGCTTCTTCATGTAGGGCACCACATTGTGGCACATCAGGTAAACGCTTTTCAGCGTCACGTTCAGCACCAGATCCCAGTCTTTTTCTTCGAGATCTTCCACCGTGCGGCGGCGGGTCGCTCCCGCGCAGTTGACGAGACTGTCGATGCTGCCCCAGCGCTGGAACGCCGCTTCGGCCGCCGCGGCGCAGTCGGCCTGACTGGTGACGTTGCAGCGCATGAACGCCGCGTCGCCGCCGCTGGCCCTGATTTTCGCGGCCACTTCCTCGCCGCCCTTCTCGTTGATGTCCAGCAGCATCACCTTCACGCCGGCGTCGGCGAAGAAGCGGGCGATCCCCGCCCCCAGCCCCGACGCAGCTCCCGTGATGACGGCGTTTTTGCCCCTCATGCCGCACAGTTCGTTCAAATCCAACATGACGACGCCTCCCTGTCATAAAAACCCGTATACAAAAAAGCGACCGACGCGAACAGGGGGCAAAAGTTTTTTGCCCGCCCGTCATTCATCGCTCGCCGTCTGCCGCGTTTTTTCAAGAGCACAAAACGAAAAACGCCCATCAGAATTGCGAGGCGATGCTCTCACGCTTGTTTGTATACAATCTATTTGAAAAGAATATTACGACAAGGGCGCTTATTTGTCAAGGGAATTTTGCCGCCGAAATTGAATCAACGCCGCCCGCTCGCCCAAATTCATCCGACACGACGTTGTCAAAAGCCGCCGTTCTCGTTATCGAGAAACGCGCACCGAAAATCCAGTATACAAAAATTCCGCGGCGTGTGAGAAAAGCCGCGGAATTTTTTACGCGCCAGACGGGCGCCTGTTAGAGCCGTTCAATCACTTTGATCCACAATACAGGAGGATGTCAATCCCTCAGTTTCGCCGCAGCGCGTTTACTTTGCGGGCGTTCTGTTCACGCGAATTGTCTTGCTGATGGTGCGGCCGCGGCCGCCACGCTCGGTATGGAGCACGGTGATCCACCCGGCCAGCGCCAGCTCGTTCAGCGCCCGCGCCAGCTTGTCGGCGCGCACTCTCATTTTTCCGGCCAGCTCGTCGATGACGATGACGCCGCCGCTGCGGGCGGCCTGGCAGCTCAGCATGACGAGCCAGTCGAATTTGTTCATCACGCCGGGTTTCATGGCCTGGTACCAGTCCCACACGGCATCCTGTCCCGAAAGCGCCTCGACCGTCGGCGCTGCGGCGGCTGGAACGGATTCGGCCGGTTCCGCGGCGACGGGCGAGGGTTCTTCTTCGAGCGATGGGCTCTCAGCCGCCGCGGGGGGCGTTTCCGGTCGCTGATTGAAGGCCGCGAAGCTCTGCAGCGCTTCCGCGACGTTTTTGTCCAGTTTGAAGGAATCTTTTTCCATATCACGGCACCGCCTTTCCGTTGTCAGTCCCGCAGCGAAAGCGTCTGCCGGGCCAGTTCGCCGAAGACCGCCAGCGCTTCCTTTTCTTTCGCCTCGAGCCCCTCGACGCCGAGGAAGCGGTTATAGCAGTCGGCTACGGCCGCGCGGCGCGGCACTTCGTACAGCGGGATGCCGCTTTTGGCCAGCTGCTCGGTCACCGCCGCGAGGATTTCGCGGTCGAGGCGCTGGCGTCGGTCGCAGCGAGAGAAGATGACGCCGCAGATGCGCAGGCCGGGGTTGCGGTGTTTGTACTCCGCCAGCGTCGCGGAAAAATGCGGCAGGGTTTTGAGACACTGGCGGCTCGGGTCGATCGGCAGCAGCACGTCGCTGGCGGCCAGCAGCGCGTTCTTCAACGCCAGCGTCGCCGAAGGCGGCGTGTCGATCAGCACCAGCTGATATTCCCGCGCGGCGCGGTCGAGAAAGTGCGCCAGTCGGTCTTCCAGCGCGCCCTCCGCCGCCGGCAGGACGTCGGCCGCGGAAGGGTGGGCCGGCAGGATGTCGACGCTGGCATAGCGGGTGGAGCGGATCAGCAGCTCGGGATTGCCGGCATAGGGCTGGGGATCCAGCAGGGCGCGCAGGCTGAGGTCGGCGGGAACGTCCTCGGCGCGCAGGAAGAAATCGGTCGCCGAGCCCTGCGGATCGGTGTCGACGACCAGCAGGCGCCCGTCGCGTTTTTCTTCGTCCCAAATTTTCTGGATCGCCGTGGCGATGAAACAGGTGATCGTGGTCTTGCCGACGCCGCCCTTGAGCATGGAGACCGCCACGCGCTTCTGCGCGGCGCGGGCGGCGCTTCGGGGCTCGCCGTCCGCCGCGTTTTTTTCGTCCGCAACCGGTTCCGCTCGGGGAGGAACGTCTTCCGCCGCCGCAGGCTCTTCCGCTCCCGTCGCTTTGTCCGCGGCGGGAACGGACGGCTCGTAATCGAATTCGACCACTTCCAGCCGCTGCGGGACGATGTCGCCCATCTGCGCGGCCCAGCCCGCCCACTGCTCCACTTCCTCGCGCTCTTCATCGCTGAGGGGGATCTCCTCTTCGGCTTCGGAAAGCGGCTGAGGCGGCAGCGGCGCGGGAGGCGGCGGGAGATTTCTGATCCGCATCAGCCCTATGGATTTCAAGATGCTGTCCAGAATGGTCATGTTCTCACCGTCCAATCGATGGATGCTCATGTTCACATTATAATGCATGGGCGCAAAAATAAAAAAGGCTCGCCGCAAAGTTCCTTCACAAAAAGGCTTTCGTACGGAAAGCAGCGCCGCCGCTTTACCGCTTCCGCCTGCCATACTCCATATCGGCGGCGCTGTCAAAAGGCGCGCGGGGCAAAACTTCGAGCCCGCTTCAGCTTGACAGCTTCCCCTATAATGGATTCGGAAAGGTGTCATATCATGAAAGGGATGATTTTTATGCGCAAGGATTTCGGCAAGCAAACGATCGTCACGCCGCTGCCCGTGCTTATCATCGCGACCTACGGCGACGACGGGCGCCCCGACGCCATGAACGCCGCCTGGGGCGGACAGGTTGACAACGACATGGTCCACGTCGAGTTGGACAACTCACATCTGACCACCGACAACATCAAACGGAGAAAAGCTTTCACGGTCAGTTTCGCCGACCGCAAAAACCTCGTCATGGCCGATTATTTCGGCCTCGTCTCCCGCCGTAAGGAAGACAAGATCGCCCAAACGGGAGCGCATGTGGAAAAAAGCGCTCACGTGGACGCGCCCGTCATCACCGACTTTCCGTTGACGCTGGAGTGCCGGCTCGTCAGCGTCAGCGAGGAGTTCGGCGGCACCCGCGTGGTCGGCGAGGTGGTCAACATGAGCGCCGACAAGTCGATCCTCGACGAAAAAGGGCACGTCGATCTGGGCAAGGGCGAGTTCCTCTGCTACGATCCCGCCGCTTTCGCGTACCGCGTCATCGGCGAGCGCGCCGGCGCCGCCTTCAAAGACGGTCACAAGATCGGCGCCTGATTCGTTCCGGCGTGACGGGACGCGGAACGTTTTACGCCGAGCCGGCCGCCGCGTCGGAACGTGCCGTTTCATAAGAGATCAAGAGAATTTATTCATGAATCGCCGCGAGCGAGAATCCCTATAGGGAATCCGTCCGCGGCGATTCGTTTTTTTCGAAAAAAGTTTCATTCGTCGTCGGGCGTCCAGTAACGCAGAACCCGCCCCGCGCGCTCGCCGGTCGTTTTGCCGCGGCAGGCGCCGAGGCGGCCGTCGACCCATACGGCTTCGATGCCGACAGGCGGCGTCATGGGGCGTTCGTACGTGCCGCGGTCGGCGACCGTCTCCGGATCGAAGAGCACCAGGTCCGCGTCCATGCCGGGACGAAGGATCCCCTTGCCGCTCAGGCCGAGGCGCGCCGCGGGCAGCGACGTCATCTTGCGCACGGCCTCTTCCATGGAGAAGAGCTTCAGCTCGCGCGCGTAACGTCCGAGAACGCGCGGGAACGTGCCGCTGTATCGCGGATGCACGAACTCTTCCGGCGCGGCGACCGCGCCGTCCGAGCCGATCATCACCAGCGGATCGGCGATGACGTTGCGGACGTCCTGTTCCGTCATCGTGAAGTAAACGCCGTGATCGGCGCCCTGATTGCGGAGGATCACTTCGAGCAGCGCGTCGAGCGGATCGGTCCCCATCTTCCGGGCAGCGTCTTCGAGGTTCATGCCGCGGTATTCGGGCGTGAGCGGAAGCTCGCCGAGCACGATCCCCTTCGCGCCGCCGCCGTGCTCCATCGTCTTGCGCCAGCGTTCCGAGTCCGCCATTTCGTCGTGCAGCGCCCGCCGCGCCTCGGGATCCGAAAGAAGCTTCACGATGCCGGCGACGCCGCCCGAATGCACCCATTTGGGCATCAGCGAGCGCAGATTGGAACTGGCCGCCGTGTAAGGGTACTGGTCCACGGTGACGTCCAGCCCCTCGGCGCGGGCGGCGCGGATGATGGAAAAAAGATGTTCGGCCATGCCGGGACGGTCGCTCTCGCGCGCCTTGAGATGCACGACCTGAGCCGGGATACGGTTGACGCGCGCCACGTTAATCGTCGCGCGCACGCACTCCGGCGACTTGTCGGCCTGATTCCTCATGTGCGACAGATACAGGCCGCGGCGCTTCGTCAGTCCGCCGGCGACGAACTCGAGCTCTTCGTCGGAAGAGTAAATTCCGGGAGGGTACGCCAGGCCGCTGCTCAAGCCGAACGCGCCCTCTTCCATGCTCTGTCCGACGAGCGCCCGCATCCGTTCCAGTTCCTCGCGCGAAGGGTCGCGGCTGTCGAAGCCCATCACGCAGAGGCGCACCGTCCCCTGACCGACAAACGAACCGGCGTTGACGCCGAGCGGCTGACGGTCGAGGCGCGCCAGCCATTCGCCGAAACTGTTCCAGTCCCAGTCGACGCGACGACCGCTTTTGGTCACGCCGGCGTACTCGTCGAGTTCAGCCTTGCGCTCGGGGCAGATCGGCGCGGGGCTGATGCCGCACTGCCCCATGATCACCGTAGTGACGCCCTGCAGCATAATGTTGGCGGCCTCGGGATTGTAGGTCATGCCGAAATCGGCGTGGCTGTGGATGTCGATGAAGCCGGGAGCGAGCATGAGCCCCGAGGCTTCGACCGTTTCGTCGTTCCGGCCGGCTTTGACGCCGCGGCCGACGGCGGCGATCTTTCCGTCTTCCGTTCTTAGACTGCCCCGGAACCACGCCGCTCCGGTCCCGTCGCAAATTTTCGCGTTATGGATGAAATAATTTCGCGCCACATTCTTCAACTCCTGATCCACAAGATAAAATTTTCCACTTTTCGTCGCGCTGACGCTGTATATTTGTATATAACATACTCTTCTCGCTTGCTGATTTCAGGACGTCTCAGCCATCGGCCAGCAAACTGTTTTATTAGATTACTAAGGCTTTTATGTGCTGTCAAGACGCCTATGGGACCGTAATGCATTTTTTATAGCTTTATGATATACTGTACACAAACATGACAAAGTAAAATTTTACGTTAAGAATCTAATTTCGATAACATCGCTTGCCTTTCATGAACTCCAGACGGCGCTCCGCTTTCGCTCGTTTTTCGAAAACGGGAGCGGCCGTTTTATTTGACGGGGAAAACACAAACGGCGGCGTTTGTGCGGAAATAATTTTTTTTGGCAAAGGGAAGGGAGAACCGTATGCTCAAGTACACGATACGAAGGCTTATTTTGCTTGTCCCCGTTCTCGCGGGCGTGGCGCTGCTGGTCTTTACGCTGCTCTACATCACGCCCGGCGATCCGGCGCGCATGGCTCTGGGAGAGGACGCGCCGCAGGAGGCGGTCGAGCAGTTCCGCAAGAATTACGGGCTTGACGACCCGTTTTTCGTGCAGTTCGGGCGCTACTGCTACAAGGCGCTGCTCCACGGCGACATCGGCGATTCCTACGTTACGAAGTCGTCGGTGAGCGAGGAGATCCTCACTCGTTTCCCCACCACGCTGAAGCTCGCCTTCTGGGCGGTCGTGCTCGGCGTAGCGCTGGGACTGCCTTTCGGCATCATCTGCGCGATCCGGCAGTATTCGATCTTCGATTCGGTGTCGATGGTCTTGGCGCTGATCGGCGTCGCCATGCCGAACTTCTGGCTGGGCGTCCTGCTGATTTTGCTCTTTTCCGTAAAGCTGAACTGGCTGCCGCCCTCGGGCTTCACCACCTTCGCCGAAATGGCGATGCCGGTTTTCACGCTGTCCGGCGGCACGCTGGCCGTGATCACGCGCATGACCCGTTCCAGCATGCTGGAAGTCATCAAGTCCGACTACGTGCGCACGGCGCGTGCCAAGGGGCAGCGCGAATCGGTCATCATTTGGCGTCACGCCTTGCCGAACGCGCTGATCCCGATTTTGACCATCGTCGGCATGCAGTTCGGCGGCCTTCTGAGCGGCGCGATCCTGACGGAGACAGTGTTCTCCATTCCCGGCGTCGGCCGTCTGATGGTGGAGTCCATCAAGATGCGCGACTTCCCCGTGGTTCAGGGCGGCGTGCTGTACATCGCGCTGGTTTTCTGCTTCATCAATCTGGCCGTGGATCTGCTGTACGCCTGGGTCGATCCGCGCATCAAGGCAAAGTACCGCTAGGAGGGCTTTTTCGATGCTTCTCAAGAAAAACAGCATGCTGCGCCTGACGCTGGTGCGTCTCAGAAGAAACCATCTGGCCATGATCGGGCTGGCGATCGTGCTGACGCTGATCTTCGTGGCCGTTTTTGCGGATTACATCGCGCCGTTCAAATATTCGCGCCAGCATCTGCGCGAAACGCTGCAGGCGCCGAACGCGAAGTATCTGCTCGGTACCGACGAGTTCGGGCGCGACGTTTTGAGCCGCCTGATCTACGGCGCCCGCGTCTCGCTGCAGGTAGGGCTGGTCGCCGTCTCCATCTCGCTGCTCGTGGGCGGATCGCTGGGGGCGATCGCCGGTTTTTACGGCGGCAAGCTCGACAATCTGATCATGCGCCTGATGGACGTGCAGCTGGCCGTGCCTTCGACGCTGCTGGCCATCGCGATCGCTGCGGCGCTCGGGCCGGGTCTGTTCAACCTGATGATCGCCGTCGGCATTTCCTCGGTGCCCCGGTTCGCGCGCTTGCTGCGCGCCTCGGTGCTCTCGGTCAAGGAGATGGAGTTCGTCGAAGCGGCGCGGGCCATGGGCGCCAGCGATTTCCGCATCATCGTGCTGCATATCCTGCCGAACTGCTGCGCGCCGCTGATCGTCCAGGCGACGCTGAGCGTCGCCAGCGCGATCCTGTCCTCGGCGTCGCTGAGCTTCATCGGCCTCGGCATCCAGCCTCCCTACCCCGAATGGGGCGGCATGCTGTCGAGCGCCCGCGACTACCTGCGCAGCAGCCCGTATCTCAGCATGTTCCCCGGCATCGCCATCGTCGTCACGATCATCGCCCTGAACTTCATCGGCGACGGGCTCCGCGACGCGCTGGATCCCAAGCAGAAACGATAAACGGAGCGTAAAACATGGCAGACTTTCAGAAAAAACTTCTCGATATCCGCGATCTGACCGTTCAGTTCGACACCGACTCCGGCGTCGTCCACGCCGTCAACCATCTCAACATGCAGCTGGAAGAGGGCAAGGCGCTGGGGTTCGTCGGCGAGACGGGCGCCGGCAAGACGACGACCGCGCTGGCGATCCTGCAGCTGATCCAGTCGCCTCCCGGCGAGATCACCAGCGGCGAGATCTGGTTCAAGGGGCAGAACGTGCGCGAGATGACGGAAGCGGAACTGCGCAACATGCGCGGCCGCGAGATCGCCATGATCTTCCAGGATCCGATGACGTCTCTGAACCCGATCATGACGGTGGAAGAGCAGATCATGGAGATGATCTCGCTCCACTCCGACCTGAAAGGCAGCGAGATCCGCGAGCGCGCGCTGGAGATGATGCGCCTTGTCGGCATCCGTCCCGAACGGGCGAAGGACTATCCGCATCAGTTTTCCGGCGGCATGCGCCAGCGCGTCGGCATCGCCATCGCCTTGGCCTGCAAGCCCAGTCTGCTGATCGCCGACGAGCCGACGACGGCGCTCGACGTGACGATCCAGGCGCAGGTGCTGGAGCTGATCAAAGAGCTGCAGAAGCAGGTCAAGACTTCGATGCTGCTGATCACTCACGACCTCGGCATCGTCGCGGAAACGTGCGACAGCGTCGCCATCATGTACGCGGGACGTCTTGTGGAGTACGCGGACATCCAGCATCTGTACGGCAATCCGCTGCATCCTTACACGCAGGGGTTGTTCGACGCGGTTCCCGACCTCGAAAGCCCGATCGGCGAAAAGCTCGCCGTCATCCAGGGGCTGCCGCCCGATCCCACCAATCTGCCGCGCGGCTGCAGTTTCTCGCCCCGCTGCCCCTACGCGCAGGCGGAATGTCTTGAAAAGCCCTGCGGCATGAGGGAGATCGAGCCCGGCCACTTCATCGACTGTTATTTCCCGCATCAATACGAGGGAGGTTCGCGCGCATGACCGGCACAATCGAAAAGACAGACCCCATCGTCGAGATCAGGCGCCTGAAAAAATACTTCCAAGTCGCAGGCGGCCAGCTTCACGCCGTGGACGACGTGACCGTCTCGATCCCCCGCGGCAAAACGCTGGGAC comes from the Pyramidobacter piscolens W5455 genome and includes:
- a CDS encoding ABC transporter permease, encoding MLKYTIRRLILLVPVLAGVALLVFTLLYITPGDPARMALGEDAPQEAVEQFRKNYGLDDPFFVQFGRYCYKALLHGDIGDSYVTKSSVSEEILTRFPTTLKLAFWAVVLGVALGLPFGIICAIRQYSIFDSVSMVLALIGVAMPNFWLGVLLILLFSVKLNWLPPSGFTTFAEMAMPVFTLSGGTLAVITRMTRSSMLEVIKSDYVRTARAKGQRESVIIWRHALPNALIPILTIVGMQFGGLLSGAILTETVFSIPGVGRLMVESIKMRDFPVVQGGVLYIALVFCFINLAVDLLYAWVDPRIKAKYR
- a CDS encoding N-acyl-D-amino-acid deacylase family protein — translated: MARNYFIHNAKICDGTGAAWFRGSLRTEDGKIAAVGRGVKAGRNDETVEASGLMLAPGFIDIHSHADFGMTYNPEAANIMLQGVTTVIMGQCGISPAPICPERKAELDEYAGVTKSGRRVDWDWNSFGEWLARLDRQPLGVNAGSFVGQGTVRLCVMGFDSRDPSREELERMRALVGQSMEEGAFGLSSGLAYPPGIYSSDEELEFVAGGLTKRRGLYLSHMRNQADKSPECVRATINVARVNRIPAQVVHLKARESDRPGMAEHLFSIIRAARAEGLDVTVDQYPYTAASSNLRSLMPKWVHSGGVAGIVKLLSDPEARRALHDEMADSERWRKTMEHGGGAKGIVLGELPLTPEYRGMNLEDAARKMGTDPLDALLEVILRNQGADHGVYFTMTEQDVRNVIADPLVMIGSDGAVAAPEEFVHPRYSGTFPRVLGRYARELKLFSMEEAVRKMTSLPAARLGLSGKGILRPGMDADLVLFDPETVADRGTYERPMTPPVGIEAVWVDGRLGACRGKTTGERAGRVLRYWTPDDE
- a CDS encoding ParA family protein codes for the protein MTILDSILKSIGLMRIRNLPPPPAPLPPQPLSEAEEEIPLSDEEREEVEQWAGWAAQMGDIVPQRLEVVEFDYEPSVPAADKATGAEEPAAAEDVPPRAEPVADEKNAADGEPRSAARAAQKRVAVSMLKGGVGKTTITCFIATAIQKIWDEEKRDGRLLVVDTDPQGSATDFFLRAEDVPADLSLRALLDPQPYAGNPELLIRSTRYASVDILPAHPSAADVLPAAEGALEDRLAHFLDRAAREYQLVLIDTPPSATLALKNALLAASDVLLPIDPSRQCLKTLPHFSATLAEYKHRNPGLRICGVIFSRCDRRQRLDREILAAVTEQLAKSGIPLYEVPRRAAVADCYNRFLGVEGLEAKEKEALAVFGELARQTLSLRD
- a CDS encoding SDR family NAD(P)-dependent oxidoreductase: MLDLNELCGMRGKNAVITGAASGLGAGIARFFADAGVKVMLLDINEKGGEEVAAKIRASGGDAAFMRCNVTSQADCAAAAEAAFQRWGSIDSLVNCAGATRRRTVEDLEEKDWDLVLNVTLKSVYLMCHNVVPYMKKQGHGKIVNIGSGWALKGGDQAVAYCASKGGVWNMTRALAIDCGPHNINVNCVCPGDSDTPMLKSECEQLGGTYDSAFKASCAARPIARLGTPEDVAMCVFFLCSGMSPWVTGSALVVDGGGIA
- the gcvPA gene encoding aminomethyl-transferring glycine dehydrogenase subunit GcvPA, whose translation is MSKRNYPYIPNSDPAVQAEMLKFIGAESIDELIGQNIPRELLMKEPLKLPQPYAAECDLVRHVSGILAKDKTANEMTSFLGAGCYNRYVPALVDEVINRSEFLSAYAGEPYEDHGRFQACFEYESMMAELLDCDVVNVPNYDGSQAAGTALRMATRVTKRDEVLIPSTLNPDVARAVKTYLHPDVKATSVAYDRTTGRLDLNDLEAKLSDKTAAVMVMNPNFFGVVEEEASRIADLAHAAGALSVVYAEPSTLGVMKPPFQYGADLACGDIQALGIHMNYGGGVGGYMAAKDRPEIVREYPSRLFGLAPTTHGEWGFGDVMWERTSFAVRDRAKEFVGTHAALWSIGAAVYLASLGPKGMQELGKTILQRSLLLRKRLASVKGLTVCPLSGATFQEFVVRFENKTVAEVNAALLKKNILGGFDLSRDFPELGQCALLCVTERTGEDDVDALVEALSEILA
- a CDS encoding ABC transporter ATP-binding protein, whose translation is MADFQKKLLDIRDLTVQFDTDSGVVHAVNHLNMQLEEGKALGFVGETGAGKTTTALAILQLIQSPPGEITSGEIWFKGQNVREMTEAELRNMRGREIAMIFQDPMTSLNPIMTVEEQIMEMISLHSDLKGSEIRERALEMMRLVGIRPERAKDYPHQFSGGMRQRVGIAIALACKPSLLIADEPTTALDVTIQAQVLELIKELQKQVKTSMLLITHDLGIVAETCDSVAIMYAGRLVEYADIQHLYGNPLHPYTQGLFDAVPDLESPIGEKLAVIQGLPPDPTNLPRGCSFSPRCPYAQAECLEKPCGMREIEPGHFIDCYFPHQYEGGSRA
- the gcvPB gene encoding aminomethyl-transferring glycine dehydrogenase subunit GcvPB, whose product is MDKIADKRDTRLDRFHQASWNEPIIYELSVKGERGVLVPEVSPAVAAEVGDGVSSLPENMRRENAPDLPEIGQPQLARHYNHLAQENLGVDSNIDIGQGTCTMKYSPKVDDRLAGCPKVADMHPLQPDGTAQGILEIIWRLGELFREISGLDCFSIQPGGGAHGILAMASVVRAYWEARGESDRDTVVTTFFSHPADAACPIVKGYKAVVLPPDAEGLPDIEAFKATLKNNKVAAIFMTNPEDTGIFNRRIREFTRLAHEAGAICCYDQANANGLLGITRTVEADFDMSFFNLHKTFSSPHGCGGPAVGMVTCRKELRDYLPAPLVERNEEKGYFLDFDLPRSCGKVKSFWGVAPVAVRAYAWIMSLGAEGLREVSRVAILNNNYCMKKILAIKGASISFPNHKPRIEQARYSWERLKKDTGFGTADFSRRIPDYGTHYWSSHEPWVIPEPFTIEPSESYSKADLDRYCDILASIARECYERPEVIREAPLNSTVHHISHDYFDDPAKWALSWRNYKQKYAGYFQPKKK
- a CDS encoding ABC transporter permease gives rise to the protein MLLKKNSMLRLTLVRLRRNHLAMIGLAIVLTLIFVAVFADYIAPFKYSRQHLRETLQAPNAKYLLGTDEFGRDVLSRLIYGARVSLQVGLVAVSISLLVGGSLGAIAGFYGGKLDNLIMRLMDVQLAVPSTLLAIAIAAALGPGLFNLMIAVGISSVPRFARLLRASVLSVKEMEFVEAARAMGASDFRIIVLHILPNCCAPLIVQATLSVASAILSSASLSFIGLGIQPPYPEWGGMLSSARDYLRSSPYLSMFPGIAIVVTIIALNFIGDGLRDALDPKQKR
- a CDS encoding flavin reductase family protein — its product is MKGMIFMRKDFGKQTIVTPLPVLIIATYGDDGRPDAMNAAWGGQVDNDMVHVELDNSHLTTDNIKRRKAFTVSFADRKNLVMADYFGLVSRRKEDKIAQTGAHVEKSAHVDAPVITDFPLTLECRLVSVSEEFGGTRVVGEVVNMSADKSILDEKGHVDLGKGEFLCYDPAAFAYRVIGERAGAAFKDGHKIGA